Proteins encoded by one window of Blautia argi:
- a CDS encoding dUTP diphosphatase codes for MKIKLIDFGLEKDHYPFRPHENDAGADVYMPYDCTLKPGEIARIPLGFGLMIPDGYAGYVFPRSSMAAKGLVCELPPIDSGYRGEIHAIISNVSSESQILRKDTRVGQLVITPVLIADFVLDLGEARNTGAFGSSGE; via the coding sequence ATGAAGATTAAATTGATCGACTTTGGGTTAGAAAAAGATCATTATCCCTTCCGACCTCATGAAAACGATGCCGGGGCTGATGTATATATGCCTTATGACTGCACATTAAAGCCGGGAGAGATTGCAAGAATCCCCTTAGGATTTGGTCTCATGATTCCGGATGGATATGCCGGTTATGTTTTTCCAAGAAGCAGCATGGCCGCAAAAGGTTTGGTCTGTGAACTTCCGCCTATTGATTCCGGATATCGTGGAGAAATTCATGCCATCATCAGCAATGTTAGTTCAGAATCCCAAATACTCCGCAAAGATACCCGCGTAGGGCAACTGGTTATCACTCCTGTTCTAATCGCTGACTTTGTTCTGGATCTCGGAGAAGCAAGAAATACCGGTGCTTTCGGAAGCAGCGGAGAATAA
- a CDS encoding relaxase/mobilization nuclease domain-containing protein, translating into MAILKHIKSRNANYSNAIDYLLFQHDESTGKKIKDEMGRSLLRDEFYMDGLNCDPMSFDKECSLTNTKFHKNKKSSEIKSHHYIISFDPDDRSECGLTGEKAQELCLNLAKKIFPGYQALIVTHTDGHNGSGNIHTHIVINSVRKEAVRRQSYMDKPHEEIAGYKHRSTNKFLNYFKKEIMDMCIQEELHQVDLLSPAETKITQAEYMAQKSGQKKLEETNKKIIADGLKPNATMFQTQKQELRNAIEECSSHSKSFQEFQSLLFEKYQISVIEERGRYRYLHPDRDKRITEKALGTQYGKEHLEQLFLRKGPITILYVRSHLRLVVDLQKNVKAMQSPGYAHRVKISNLQEMANTIIYVQEHGYNTQTELKNAFSESQKQLDQATDQLMEMNADLKSINRQIHYTGQYFAQKAIYTEFLKAKNKGRFRKEHTAEIQAYEEARDWLKSFYPDGKMLPIKTLKEQKASLQEQIDQQKSSIRSLKDLTQDLRTVDKNVEAILHNQVPKKQKTREPEL; encoded by the coding sequence ATGGCGATACTAAAGCACATCAAAAGTAGAAATGCCAACTATTCAAATGCCATTGATTATCTGCTTTTCCAACATGATGAGAGCACTGGAAAAAAGATAAAAGATGAAATGGGGCGAAGCCTTTTAAGAGATGAATTCTACATGGATGGTCTCAACTGTGATCCAATGTCTTTTGACAAGGAGTGTAGTCTAACAAATACAAAATTTCATAAAAACAAAAAATCATCTGAAATCAAAAGTCACCATTATATCATCAGTTTTGATCCGGATGATAGATCAGAATGTGGACTAACCGGGGAAAAGGCACAGGAATTATGTTTAAACCTTGCAAAAAAAATATTTCCCGGATACCAGGCTCTTATCGTGACACATACCGATGGTCACAATGGTTCTGGCAATATCCATACGCACATTGTGATCAACAGCGTCCGTAAGGAAGCTGTCAGAAGGCAGAGTTACATGGATAAGCCCCATGAAGAAATTGCCGGATATAAGCACCGATCCACAAATAAATTCCTGAATTATTTCAAAAAGGAAATTATGGATATGTGCATCCAGGAGGAACTTCATCAGGTTGATCTTCTCTCTCCGGCTGAAACAAAAATCACACAGGCTGAATATATGGCGCAAAAATCCGGGCAGAAAAAATTAGAAGAGACAAACAAAAAAATCATTGCAGATGGATTGAAACCAAATGCCACAATGTTTCAGACACAGAAGCAGGAACTCCGAAATGCCATCGAAGAATGCAGTTCGCATTCTAAAAGCTTTCAGGAATTTCAATCTCTTCTTTTTGAAAAATATCAGATTTCCGTCATTGAGGAAAGAGGAAGATATCGTTATCTCCATCCGGATCGGGACAAACGGATTACAGAGAAGGCTTTGGGAACTCAATACGGCAAAGAACATTTAGAACAGCTCTTCTTACGAAAAGGTCCGATAACCATTCTTTATGTCAGATCGCATTTACGGTTGGTAGTAGATCTTCAGAAAAATGTGAAAGCAATGCAAAGTCCCGGATATGCTCATCGGGTAAAAATATCCAATCTTCAGGAAATGGCAAATACCATTATCTATGTGCAAGAACATGGGTACAATACCCAAACCGAATTAAAAAATGCCTTTTCCGAATCTCAAAAACAGTTAGATCAGGCAACAGATCAGCTTATGGAAATGAATGCAGATTTGAAAAGCATCAACCGGCAGATCCATTACACCGGACAATATTTTGCACAGAAAGCAATCTATACCGAATTTTTAAAAGCGAAAAACAAAGGCAGATTCCGAAAGGAACACACCGCTGAAATTCAAGCATATGAAGAAGCCCGTGACTGGCTGAAATCTTTTTATCCAGATGGAAAGATGCTTCCTATCAAAACATTGAAGGAACAAAAAGCCAGCTTGCAGGAACAGATCGATCAGCAAAAATCATCCATCCGATCTCTAAAGGATCTGACACAAGATTTAAGAACCGTAGACAAAAATGTGGAAGCAATTCTCCACAACCAGGTTCCCAAAAAACAAAAGACACGGGAACCCGAATTATAA
- a CDS encoding FAD-dependent thymidylate synthase produces MDHIETKILNSYTIQEAAQNMVFAARLTQQGHSIQNMDDLMALYQKSFTDKTVDRIASLPHPTVQKFTVITVAIVGASRRFLAQITRHQNEVKFMSASLQYSNYSEKAAFAIPYEILFSEQRYIDLYLKSCLSDLRCYQELCSVGFHHDSARYALPHALRNILIICATPYEWKHMIGQRICRRNTDETRIVMLDIWQKLYEFDPVLFSPKLTGPFCQRGCCEEGSMSCGISIPKEWTPLEIMRADYPLLVEGRKAVYED; encoded by the coding sequence ATGGATCACATTGAGACAAAGATTTTAAATAGTTATACCATTCAGGAAGCGGCTCAAAACATGGTATTCGCAGCAAGGCTTACCCAACAGGGGCATTCCATTCAAAACATGGATGATCTTATGGCGCTTTATCAGAAATCTTTCACGGATAAAACTGTAGACCGGATTGCCAGTCTTCCCCACCCAACCGTACAGAAATTTACGGTGATTACGGTTGCAATTGTAGGTGCAAGCAGACGTTTTCTTGCACAGATCACCCGTCATCAAAATGAAGTAAAATTCATGAGTGCATCTCTGCAATATAGCAACTATTCAGAAAAAGCTGCATTTGCAATCCCATATGAAATCCTTTTTTCAGAGCAGAGATACATTGATCTCTATCTGAAAAGCTGCCTATCGGATCTCCGATGTTATCAGGAGTTGTGTTCCGTTGGATTTCATCATGATTCTGCCAGATATGCCCTCCCCCATGCTTTGAGAAATATTCTGATTATCTGCGCTACACCTTATGAGTGGAAGCATATGATCGGTCAGCGGATCTGCAGAAGAAATACCGATGAAACAAGAATTGTAATGTTGGACATCTGGCAGAAACTATACGAATTTGATCCGGTGTTATTTTCACCTAAGCTGACCGGTCCTTTCTGCCAGAGGGGATGTTGTGAAGAAGGTTCTATGTCCTGTGGAATTTCCATCCCAAAAGAGTGGACTCCATTGGAAATAATGAGAGCAGATTATCCTCTGCTCGTAGAAGGGAGGAAAGCTGTTTATGAAGATTAA
- a CDS encoding helix-turn-helix domain-containing protein produces the protein MITFGRKLKHLRQKNHLTQKELGIALGFPEDSADVRIAQYEADARKPRDEILANMAKELGVPLDILMVPILSEPREYESASFWMHELAPEF, from the coding sequence ATGATTACATTTGGAAGAAAATTAAAACATTTGAGACAGAAAAATCATCTTACACAAAAAGAACTAGGTATTGCACTTGGCTTTCCGGAAGATTCTGCGGATGTCAGAATTGCACAATATGAAGCAGATGCAAGAAAACCTCGTGATGAAATTCTGGCTAATATGGCAAAAGAACTTGGCGTACCACTGGATATTCTCATGGTTCCAATACTATCAGAACCCAGAGAATATGAATCAGCTTCTTTCTGGATGCATGAACTAGCTCCAGAATTCTAA
- a CDS encoding type III toxin-antitoxin system ToxN/AbiQ family toxin, with product MRLYSISDEYINYIRKKFPRVYSNKEDTRIHTRKYLGAVIEIETHKYYIPLSSPKDKHDYIMVGGKKTIRKDSLIVMRIVAGTGEKKELKGTLQIGTMIPVPDEALELYDVGNEPDKAYKDLINEEIIYIRKNEKKIIKNAKVLYSKRKSGDENRVVQSCLDFVALEKECDNWKSSSYGG from the coding sequence ATGCGATTATATAGCATTTCAGATGAATACATTAACTATATTAGGAAGAAATTTCCAAGAGTATATTCAAATAAGGAAGATACACGTATACATACAAGAAAGTATTTGGGGGCTGTTATTGAGATAGAAACACATAAATATTACATACCGCTATCTTCTCCGAAGGACAAGCATGATTATATCATGGTGGGTGGAAAGAAAACTATTCGAAAAGATTCTCTTATTGTTATGAGAATAGTAGCAGGTACTGGGGAGAAAAAGGAATTGAAGGGTACATTACAGATTGGAACGATGATACCAGTTCCAGACGAAGCACTTGAACTCTACGATGTGGGAAATGAACCAGATAAGGCATACAAGGATCTTATCAACGAAGAGATCATTTATATTCGTAAAAATGAGAAGAAGATAATAAAGAATGCGAAAGTACTTTATAGTAAAAGAAAATCGGGTGATGAAAATAGGGTGGTACAGAGTTGCCTTGATTTTGTAGCATTAGAAAAAGAATGTGATAATTGGAAAAGTAGTTCGTATGGAGGTTGA
- a CDS encoding plasmid mobilization protein: protein MKRRKQTELSHPNFIAVRLSDTELAILDQACASLGTTRSEYLRRLLTEKKIYNNVEIVADIKLLRELVGQYGKIGSNLNQIAKYFNTGGTHSQAMENEIHQCISDLFFLRKKVLEMAGDFHGDTKAHQK from the coding sequence ATGAAAAGAAGAAAGCAAACGGAATTATCACATCCTAATTTTATTGCTGTCCGGCTGTCTGATACGGAGCTAGCAATATTAGATCAGGCCTGTGCTTCTTTAGGCACAACCCGTTCTGAATATTTACGGAGGCTTCTAACTGAAAAGAAGATTTATAACAATGTAGAAATTGTTGCAGATATCAAATTGCTTCGGGAGTTGGTCGGGCAATACGGCAAAATCGGTTCCAATCTGAACCAGATCGCCAAGTATTTTAATACCGGTGGAACTCATTCCCAGGCTATGGAAAATGAAATCCATCAATGTATCTCCGACCTCTTCTTCTTACGAAAAAAAGTATTAGAAATGGCAGGTGATTTTCATGGCGATACTAAAGCACATCAAAAGTAG
- a CDS encoding AAA family ATPase, protein MRRPIVRLSSLQLTNIKNVKKGTIYMPNTVNKILSADKAEILGIYGQNGSGKTAIVDALYFLQKVMIGVDLDQSLEDYMDMDSDIAEIFADFNIFMDGIVFEIGYRLSLSREEKEVIISRETLSAAKNENGIRTNKTVFMDYQRDQANVIFKPQKRLDEILEENKEIKTDLIVARKMAEKSNCSYIFGESSREIFCREYKNGFQQFSVIISSLFEFALKDLFVIRNTHSGVISANFVLPMAFRIENDNMGAKGDFTVSLTEPILVDEERKNLLETIVEQINIVLYTIIPGLQVTIKNYGKQSLDNGEEGWKLELMSKRESMQEIPIRMESEGIIKIISILNALIQAFGNPSICLVIDELDSGIFEYMLGELLDIFKKSAKGQLIFTSHNLRALEMIDKESIMFSTTNPNNRYIHMKNVRESNNLRNMYIRSITLGGQSEQIYEETDSLKIARAFRKAGRGVRGE, encoded by the coding sequence ATGAGAAGGCCGATTGTTCGTTTGTCATCGTTGCAGTTGACAAATATTAAAAATGTAAAAAAAGGCACTATATATATGCCGAATACTGTAAACAAAATTTTATCAGCAGATAAAGCAGAAATACTTGGGATTTACGGACAAAATGGTTCAGGAAAAACAGCAATTGTGGATGCCTTGTATTTTTTACAAAAAGTAATGATAGGGGTCGATCTGGATCAGTCATTAGAAGATTACATGGACATGGATTCCGATATTGCTGAAATTTTTGCAGATTTCAATATTTTTATGGACGGTATTGTGTTTGAAATAGGATACAGATTAAGTCTTAGCAGAGAAGAAAAAGAAGTTATTATCAGTCGGGAAACATTGAGCGCTGCAAAGAATGAAAATGGAATCAGAACAAATAAGACTGTATTTATGGATTACCAAAGAGATCAAGCGAATGTCATTTTTAAACCACAAAAAAGACTGGATGAAATACTGGAAGAAAATAAAGAAATAAAAACAGATTTGATTGTAGCGCGTAAAATGGCAGAAAAAAGTAATTGCTCTTATATTTTTGGTGAAAGCAGTCGGGAAATATTCTGCAGAGAATATAAAAATGGATTTCAACAATTTTCGGTTATTATTTCTTCTTTGTTTGAATTTGCTTTGAAAGATTTATTTGTGATTCGGAATACCCATTCAGGAGTGATTTCCGCTAATTTTGTCTTGCCGATGGCATTTCGGATTGAAAATGATAACATGGGGGCAAAAGGGGATTTTACGGTATCTTTGACAGAACCGATCTTGGTGGACGAGGAAAGGAAAAATCTGTTAGAGACAATTGTTGAACAGATTAATATTGTGTTATACACAATCATTCCGGGATTGCAGGTAACGATTAAAAATTACGGGAAACAGTCATTGGATAATGGAGAAGAAGGATGGAAGCTGGAACTAATGTCAAAGAGAGAGAGCATGCAAGAGATTCCGATTAGAATGGAGTCGGAAGGAATTATTAAAATCATTTCCATTCTGAATGCACTTATACAGGCATTTGGAAATCCTTCGATTTGCCTTGTGATTGACGAGCTTGATTCTGGAATTTTTGAATATATGTTGGGAGAGCTGCTTGATATTTTCAAAAAGAGTGCAAAAGGACAATTGATCTTCACTTCACATAATCTTCGGGCACTTGAAATGATTGATAAGGAAAGCATTATGTTCTCTACTACGAATCCAAATAATCGTTATATCCATATGAAGAACGTAAGGGAAAGCAACAACCTTCGCAATATGTATATCAGAAGCATTACATTGGGCGGTCAATCAGAACAAATTTATGAAGAAACCGATAGTTTGAAAATTGCCAGAGCATTTAGAAAAGCAGGGCGGGGTGTTCGCGGTGAATGA
- a CDS encoding peptide deformylase: MVKPIMKDIFFLGQKSEPATKADLQVGKDLMDTLAANREGCVGMAANMIGVKKSVIIVNMGFVDVVMFNPVLVRKESPYETEEGCLSLTGVRKTTRYQMIEVEYLDMNWKKQKLKLDGWTAQICQHELDHLEGILI; this comes from the coding sequence ATGGTAAAACCAATTATGAAAGATATATTTTTTCTGGGACAAAAATCTGAACCGGCAACAAAAGCCGATCTTCAAGTTGGAAAAGATTTAATGGATACGTTAGCTGCGAACCGTGAGGGATGTGTTGGAATGGCAGCGAATATGATCGGTGTGAAAAAAAGTGTCATTATTGTAAATATGGGATTCGTAGATGTGGTAATGTTTAATCCTGTATTGGTAAGAAAAGAATCACCTTATGAAACTGAAGAAGGATGCTTATCTCTTACAGGAGTGCGTAAGACAACGAGATATCAGATGATAGAAGTTGAATATCTGGATATGAATTGGAAGAAACAGAAATTGAAACTTGACGGTTGGACCGCACAGATTTGTCAGCATGAGCTGGATCATTTGGAGGGCATACTGATTTAA
- a CDS encoding tyrosine-type recombinase/integrase has product MSEKRCYTVKEIQEILDVSRPTVYALLKAIKWEMIEKNPCTYATVPKHKSQKREIWTAETLMYAMDVCEDERLKLAINLSFSCSLRLGELLGLTWDCVDISPEAIEENRAYVYINKETQRVTKETLKNLEGKDVLLVFPSQHKTNKTVQILKTPKTESSIRKVFLPKSVANMLVEWKAEQDEVKEVLGEEYIDYNLVMATTFGNPIGTGAIRGQLNKLIEEYNLPPVVFHSLRHSSVTYKLKLNGGDIKAVQGDSGHSQVDMVTDVYSHIIDEDRRRNAELFEEAFYEKKNLDPKMRDETATQTVDVPEDVDAELLAKVLANPEMKALLASLAKAMK; this is encoded by the coding sequence ATGTCAGAAAAAAGATGTTATACCGTAAAAGAGATTCAGGAGATTTTAGATGTAAGCCGCCCGACGGTCTATGCATTATTAAAGGCAATCAAATGGGAGATGATAGAAAAAAATCCTTGTACCTATGCAACGGTGCCGAAACATAAATCGCAGAAACGGGAAATCTGGACAGCAGAAACTTTAATGTATGCAATGGATGTCTGTGAAGATGAACGGTTGAAGCTGGCAATTAATCTGTCATTTTCCTGTTCCCTACGATTAGGGGAATTGCTTGGTTTGACCTGGGACTGTGTAGATATTTCTCCGGAAGCAATCGAAGAGAATCGAGCTTATGTTTATATCAATAAGGAAACACAACGGGTAACAAAGGAAACTCTGAAAAATCTGGAAGGGAAAGATGTGTTGCTGGTTTTTCCTTCGCAGCATAAAACCAACAAAACTGTTCAGATTTTGAAAACACCAAAGACAGAGAGCAGTATCCGTAAGGTATTTCTTCCAAAGAGTGTTGCAAATATGTTGGTTGAATGGAAAGCGGAGCAGGACGAAGTAAAAGAAGTCTTAGGCGAGGAATATATAGATTATAATCTGGTGATGGCAACGACATTTGGAAATCCCATTGGTACCGGAGCAATCCGGGGACAATTAAATAAACTGATCGAAGAATATAATCTTCCGCCGGTTGTCTTTCATAGTTTGAGACATAGCAGCGTGACATATAAATTAAAACTGAATGGCGGAGATATCAAAGCGGTTCAAGGGGATTCCGGGCATTCACAAGTGGATATGGTAACAGATGTGTATTCCCATATTATTGATGAGGATCGAAGACGAAACGCAGAATTATTTGAGGAAGCCTTCTATGAAAAGAAAAATCTGGATCCAAAGATGCGAGATGAAACAGCAACTCAGACAGTAGATGTACCAGAAGATGTAGATGCAGAGCTTCTTGCAAAAGTATTGGCAAATCCGGAAATGAAAGCATTGCTGGCATCACTGGCGAAGGCAATGAAGTAA
- a CDS encoding translation initiation factor 2, whose protein sequence is MRGKHRVIVSTKRLKYDFEIRRNLTIIRGDSATGKTTLVDMIQEYVNNPTGSPVDLTCDKKCYVLEGALWKGQLAEITDSIVFIDEGNDFIKTEEFAREIQKTDNYYVIVTRESLPALPYSVEEIYGIRTSGKYGTLKQSYHEFYRIYGTLTREKDIKPELIITEDSNSGYQFFDYVCRENHLRCETMNGKSNVFHYLREHKNEKILVIADGAAFGSEIDRVLRLIEGYENVALYLPESFEWLILSAGILKNNHVLEILDAPYDYVDSEAFFSWERFFTAVLIDETKDTYLAYMKKRLNPAYLQDVIKETILEKIEKISLTWKK, encoded by the coding sequence ATGAGAGGGAAACATAGAGTTATTGTATCAACAAAACGCTTAAAATATGATTTTGAAATTCGGAGAAATTTGACGATCATTCGCGGGGACAGCGCTACGGGGAAAACTACTCTTGTAGATATGATTCAGGAATATGTGAACAATCCAACAGGCAGTCCGGTAGATTTGACATGCGATAAGAAATGTTATGTGCTGGAAGGTGCTTTGTGGAAAGGACAACTGGCGGAGATTACGGACAGTATTGTATTTATTGATGAGGGAAATGATTTTATCAAGACTGAGGAGTTTGCCAGAGAAATTCAGAAAACAGATAATTATTATGTGATTGTAACGAGAGAATCCTTGCCAGCTTTACCATATAGTGTGGAAGAAATTTATGGGATCCGGACATCCGGGAAGTATGGAACATTGAAGCAGAGTTACCATGAATTTTATCGAATATATGGTACACTTACCCGTGAGAAAGACATAAAGCCGGAATTGATAATTACCGAAGACAGTAATTCGGGATACCAGTTTTTCGATTATGTGTGTCGGGAAAATCATTTACGATGTGAAACTATGAATGGAAAATCCAATGTATTCCATTACTTGAGAGAGCATAAGAATGAAAAAATACTTGTCATTGCGGATGGTGCTGCTTTTGGATCAGAAATTGACCGGGTATTGAGGTTGATAGAAGGATACGAAAATGTGGCATTGTATTTACCGGAGTCTTTTGAGTGGCTGATTTTATCTGCCGGAATTTTGAAAAATAATCATGTACTTGAAATATTGGATGCTCCATATGATTATGTAGATAGTGAAGCTTTTTTCAGTTGGGAAAGATTCTTTACAGCAGTTTTGATTGATGAAACGAAAGATACATATCTTGCATATATGAAAAAGAGATTAAATCCGGCATATCTACAGGATGTGATTAAGGAGACAATCCTTGAGAAAATAGAAAAAATTAGTCTGACATGGAAAAAATAA